One Armatimonadota bacterium genomic region harbors:
- a CDS encoding class I SAM-dependent methyltransferase, protein MTRRSEWWQDVFNRRAFFALYQKADLDRAAKQVDQALSLLDLRPPARVLDVCCGYGRHSVELARRGFAVAGVDISEAQVAQAHHHAASAGVGPAFVVGDARALPLGAGFDAAINMFLSFGYFATDAESQAMLDGVARVLRRGGRLLIDFWNHEHEIRNFQPVVLDRRDDEILEIEDWTFEPLAGRLSWVNTVIYPDGRREAWTQSIRAFTVAEVRKMLGAAGFALVALYGSLAGEPYTMDSEAAVFVAERR, encoded by the coding sequence GTGACCCGCCGTTCCGAATGGTGGCAGGACGTGTTCAACCGGCGGGCGTTCTTCGCTCTCTACCAGAAGGCCGACCTGGACCGCGCCGCAAAACAGGTAGATCAGGCGCTCTCCCTGCTTGACCTCCGCCCGCCCGCGCGCGTGCTGGACGTCTGCTGCGGCTACGGCCGCCACAGCGTGGAGCTGGCCCGAAGGGGGTTCGCGGTCGCCGGCGTGGACATCTCCGAGGCCCAGGTGGCGCAGGCGCACCACCATGCCGCCTCTGCCGGCGTCGGCCCTGCGTTCGTGGTGGGCGATGCGCGGGCGCTCCCGCTAGGGGCCGGTTTCGATGCCGCGATCAACATGTTCCTTTCGTTTGGCTACTTCGCGACCGATGCCGAGAGCCAGGCGATGCTGGACGGCGTGGCGCGGGTGCTGCGCCGCGGCGGCCGCCTGCTCATTGACTTCTGGAACCACGAGCACGAGATCCGCAACTTCCAGCCGGTAGTGCTGGACCGGCGCGACGACGAGATCCTGGAGATCGAGGACTGGACTTTCGAGCCGCTGGCAGGCCGGTTGAGCTGGGTCAACACCGTGATCTATCCCGACGGCCGCCGCGAGGCATGGACGCAGTCCATCCGGGCCTTCACGGTCGCGGAGGTGAGGAAGATGCTCGGCGCGGCCGGATTCGCGCTGGTGGCCCTCTACGGCAGTCTTGCAGGTGAGCCCTACACGATGGACTCGGAGGCGGCGGTCTTCGTGGCCGAGAGGCGTTGA